In Notolabrus celidotus isolate fNotCel1 chromosome 10, fNotCel1.pri, whole genome shotgun sequence, one DNA window encodes the following:
- the LOC117819811 gene encoding LOW QUALITY PROTEIN: uncharacterized protein LOC117819811 (The sequence of the model RefSeq protein was modified relative to this genomic sequence to represent the inferred CDS: inserted 2 bases in 1 codon) translates to MKHPSTPVNVPALSEALSNHPNRCFVNYLITGLVQGFLAGLCWLPKVTHVFRNLQSALREPEVVDALLAREVEKGYMLGPFSNSPFSVFRISPIGVATRKYSRKKRLIVDLSAPRNSSVPSINSLIPPEPFSLSYATVDNAVTMIRMAGVGAWLGKADITDAFKVLPLHPSQWHLFGVKWRSRFYFSVKLTFGCRSSPHIFDTLSEALCWILYNGCRLPFVLHLLDDFLVVDFPSSPPARSISLLKDLFRELGVPLXQEKTVGPSTRLEFLGITLDSVLMQASLPLDKLSRIREALSSYSSAAGVTKRGLLSLLGHLNFAMRIIPHGRSFVSRLLTLANSVVDLSDLVVLDEGCRSDLRFWSVLCNEWNGISFFYNDFVESSDSLRFFTDAAPSVGFGGFYNNEWFAEKWPLEIQALTESKSTALFELYPVVVACQLWGPSWTRKQIVVFCDNSATVEIINKGRSKIPIINSLMRRLTWLCVLNNFILRAAFIPGHENRVADALSRFKFQEFRDLCPQARPHSISCPPFNQMILD, encoded by the exons ATGAAGCATCCCTCTACTCCTGTGAACGTGCCTGCTCTCTCCGAAGCCTTGTCTAATCATCCTAATAGATGCTTTGTAAACTACCTGATTACCGGTTTGGTCCAGGGTTTTCTAGCGGGTCTGTGCTGGCTCCCAAAAGTGACGCATGTGTTTAGGAATCTGCAATCGGCTCTCCGAGAGCCGGAGGTCGTTGACGCGCTCTTGGCTAGGGAAGTCGAGAAGGGCTACATGCTTGGTCCTTTTTCGAACTCCCCCTTTTCTGTCTTCCGGATAAGTCCCATCGGCGTAGCTACCAGGAAGTATTCTCGTAAGAAACGCCTTATTGTAGATCTGTCCGCCCCTCGCAATTCGTCTGTCCCGAGCATAAACAGTTTGATTCCTCCGGAGCCCTTTTCCTTATCCTACGCTACCGTCGATAATGCAGTGACGATGATTCGGATGGCGGGTGTGGGCGCTTGGCTGGGCAAGGCAGACATTACTGATGCTTTCAAAGTGCTGCCACTTCACCCGTCCCAGTGGCACCTCTTTGGAGTCAAATGGCGGTCTCGGTTCTATTTTTCGGTTAAGCTGACTTTCGGCTGCCGTAGTAGTCCTCATATATTCGACACCCTGTCGGAGGCGTTGTGCTGGATTCTCTATAACGGCTGCAGGTTGCCTTTCGTGTTGCATCTCTTGGATGATTTTCTGGTGGTGGattttccttcttctcctccggCTCGTAGCATCTCTTTGTTGAAAGACCTTTTCCGGGAGTTGGGTGTCCCTCT TCAGGAAAAGACCGTAGGCCCTTCCACTCGCTTGGAGTTTCTCGGCATCACTCTTGATAGCGTGCTCATGCAGGCTTCCCTGCCTCTTGACAAGTTGTCTCGCATTAGAGAGGCTCTTAGCTCCTATTCCTCTGCTGCTGGTGTTACGAAACGTGGTTTGTTGTCCCTGCTAGGTCACCTGAATTTTGCTATGCGTATTATACCTCATGGTAGGTCTTTTGTGTCTCGCTTGCTGACTCTGGCTAATTCTGTTGTGGATTTGTCTGATCTGGTCGTATTGGATGAGGGCTGCCGTTCGGATCTTCGCTTTTGGTCCGTGTTGTGTAACGAGTGGAATGGCATTTCCTTTTTCTATAATGATTTTGTTGAGTCCTCCGATTCCCTCCGTTTTTTCACTGATGCAGCCCCTTCTGTTGGTTTTGGGGGGTTTTACAACAATGAGTGGTTCGCGGAAAAATGGCCCTTAGAGATTCAGGCTCTCACGGAGTCCAAATCAACAGCTCTCTTTGAGCTTTACCCCGTCGTCGTTGCTTGCCAGCTGTGGGGCCCCAGTTGGACAAGAAAACAAATCGTGGTGTTTTGCGACAATTCTGCGACGGTAGAAATCATCAATAAAGGCCGCTCCAAAATACCGATAATAAACAGCCTCATGCGTCGTCTCACCTGGCTGTGTGTTCTGAATAATTTTATTCTGCGGGCAGCCTTTATTCCAGGTCACGAGAACCGCGTAGCTGATGCCCTGTCTCGTTTTAAATTCCAGGAGTTCAGAGACCTGTGTCCCCAGGCCAGGCCACACAGCATTTCCTGCCCGCCGTTCAATCAGATGATCCTGGATTGA